One Rhinoraja longicauda isolate Sanriku21f chromosome 19, sRhiLon1.1, whole genome shotgun sequence genomic window, cagaacctcaagctcatccactttattttttatactttgcgcatttaaatacaacactttaacttcgttaTTCACTTCCCCTCTTCCACCGGTCACAATTGACCCTGACCTTACCCTCTTATCCCGTCCAGAACttctcttcccatttattcgagagtccgttgcaatttctcctgtattcgctgcccctttaactccatcttcatattgccAATTTGtcacccccccactacttagtttaaatccACACGTGTAGTACTTGCAAACCTgcgtgccagaatgttggtccccctgcacattatgtaataacggtgcatttggatagcagtaaaaggataagtccaattcagcatggatttatgaaagggaaatcgtgcttgactaatcttctggaattttctgaggacgtgacaagtaaaatggatgaaggggaggcagtggatgtagtgtatctagactttcagaaagcctttggtaaggtcccgcacgggagattggtgactaaaattagagcacatagtattgggggtagggtgttgacatggatagaaaattggttggcagacaggaagcaaagagtaggagtaaacgggtccttttcagaatggcaggcagtggcgagtggagtgccgcaaggctcggtgttgtggaactgtttacaatatattaatgtattggaagagggaattagaagcaacactaggaagtttgcggatgacacaatgctgggtggcagtgtaaactgtgaagaggctgttaggaggttgcagggtgaccgggacaggttgagtgagtgggcagatgcgtggcagatgcagtataatatagataaatgtgaggttatccactttggtggcagaaacaaggaggcagattattatctcaatttagTTTGATTAGgtcagggggaggtgcagcgagacctgggtgtccttgtacaccagtcactgaaagttggcgtgcaggtacagcaggcagtgaagaaagctaatggaatgttggccttcataacaagaggatttcagtataggagtaaagaggttcctctgcagttgtatggggcccttgtgggaccacatctggagtattgtgtacagtttcggtctcctaatttgaggaaggacattcttgtaattgaggcagagcagcaaaggttcacgagattgatccctgggatggcaggactgacatatgaggaatgattgaaaagactaggcttgtattcactggagtttagaaggatgagaggagatcttatagaaacatataaaattataaaaggactggacaagctagatgcaggaaaaaatgttcccaatgttgggcgagtccagaaccaggggtcacagtctcagaataaaggggaggccatttaaaactgaggtgagaaaaaaccttttcacccagaaaacattggtggatttgtggaattctctgccacagagggcattggaagccaaatcactggatggatttaagcgagagttagatagaactctagggtctagtggaatcaaaggatatggggagaaggcaggcacgggttattgattggggacgatcagccatgatcacaatgaatggcggtgctggctcgaagggtcgtatggcctcccctgcacctattttctatgtttctatgtttctattaaagctaccctacgcacactggcgagaatttataattatacctagccaaatagcctacaaatctgtccgTTTTTGAGTggagggggaaaccggagaaaacccacgcatgttacgggaagaacatacaaactccatacagatagcacccgtagacaAGATCGAACgcacggtgtaaggcagcaactctgccgtggCACCCTATTAACGGTCCATCACATTTCACGTATAGAAATCTCGATTAACAATCATGTCTGTCTCAACGTTTCATATTTATTTTACCTTTGCAGCTAATCTGATGGCAATCGTCATTCTCTGTCGTGGAATCTgcggtctatccaaatgcatcaccCGGTACCTGCTGTCCATGGCAGTCGCTGACCTAATGGTTCTGATATTTGAAGTAATTCTCTATGAGATTAAGGACAGCTATCTCCCCTATTCCTTCCTGAACTATACACCAGTCTGCAGTCTCAACCTGACTCTGCTTTTTGTTTCTCTTGATTGCTCCGTCTGGTTAACCGTGGttttcacctttgatcgattcCTTGCTATTTGTTGCCAAACGTTAcgagcaaaatattgcaccgagaaaactgCTGCTCTGGCGGTCGCTTTCGTGAGCTTCTCAAGCGTTTTAGAAAATGCTGCTGTATATTTTATATACGAACCTCGGGAAATAATTGACCAAATACCTTGGTCTTGCTTTGTCAAATCCAGCTTCTATACTTTGCCCATATGGGCAGCATATTTGTGGCTCGATACTATTTTAACCCCGTTCATGCCATTTGTTTTGATTGTTCTGCTTAATGCCCTGACAATTCGACACATAGTTCTCGCCAATAGAGTGAGGGGGGGTCTTCGAGGAGGGAAGAACAATGTCAAGAACATGGACCCAGAGATGGCGAATAGAAAGAAATCGATTACTTTACTGCTCTCTATATCTGGCTCATTTATTCTGCTATGGGTGGTAATTTTCGTTTGCTTCGTAGCAGTGCAATTTACAGATACCCGTTTCATAAAAGCAAATTACAACGACCCCTTCACAATTGCGGAACAATCCGGTTATATGCTCAGATGCCTAAGCTCTTGCacaaacacgtttatttatgcagTGTCACAGAGCAAATTCAGAAATGAAATGAAGAAGATTATAAAACGACCGCTGGAACTCTTTAGTCATATGAGAAAGAAAAAATAGGTTCATCCTTTCACTCGTTTAAAATGCACATTCGTCTACGTTCAGGCATTCTATAAATTTAATGTGTATCGAGGATCTGCAGAGGAAATCTGTATTATCTGTTTCCGAAAGAATGCCAAATGACATAAAATAAGCAATTTGATGCCTGGAGTCTTGTCGGTTCAATTCAATGGTCCCCACGACTACCTTTCATATCGACTTGATCTTTCTGATTGaaagatagaacatggaaacaggaccttcggccaacatagtccacgccgatcactcatcacccattcacactagttccatactaatcctctttcacatccactccctgcatacttcgaacatttttacagaagccaattcacctacaaacccaaacGTTTTTGTGgaagtgggtggaaaccggagcacccggagatgttcacgcggtcacggggggaacatgcaaactccgcacaaacagcaccaaggtcaggatcgaacccgagtctctgacattgtgaggcagtagctctgccagATACGACTCTGTACTGCAAGGAATGTCATTTGGGCTATTCAATATTTTCTGCAACAATCTCACCTTTTGAATTTTAATAATTTGCTCATCTTTTGTTTTCAGAATCTAGCGTGATCAAATTTTGGGTGAGCTTGCGGGCGAGTGGCTGGGATACTGGGGAGTGTTTTCCATGCTTCTGTGAAGTAGGCTACTCAATTAATATGAGACTGTGTATTTAAATTTGTAGAGTTTAATTTAGGGACACGTTGTGGAAAGACCCATCGGCCTACTGAGTctccgccgaccaacgatcactcgtACACTTGTTTAATGTTATTCCGgtctcgcatcctacacactaggagcaaattaacctacaaacctgcacatctttgcaatgttgcagaaaacaggagcacccggagaaaacccacgcggtcacagggaaaacgtacaaactccggtcaGACAGCTCCCGTCGTCAGGTTCGAAATCACATATCTGGCGTTGcaatccaccgctgcgccactgtacggaACTACAAAGCAAACATTCCCTACAAAATTAGTTttgacagagtcatagaatgatacagtgtggaaacaggtccttcaggctaactcgcccacaccggccaacaatatcctagcgacactagtcccacttgcctgcacttggtccatatccctccaaacctgtcctatccatgtacctatctaacagtttcttaaacgatgggacagtaccagcctcaactacatcctctggcagcttgttccaaacacccaccactctttgtgtgaaaaagttacccctcgcctCAGATTCCAatcaaatattttccccttcaccttgaacctatgctctCCGGTCCTCGAttgctctactctgggcaaaagactctgtgcatctacctcgatctattcctctcatgattttgtgtacctcaataagatcaccgctcatcctcctgcgctccatggaatagagacccagcctactcaacctctccctatagctcacaccttcttgtcttggcaacatccttgtaatatTTTTCTGAActgtttcaagcttgacaatatcttccctataacagattctaaatgcggtctcaccaacgtcttatacaactgcaaaactATCTCCCAACTTACATACTCAATACtccctctctagttacccttttccccttatgtatttatagaaTATTTTGGGAtagtccttaatgctacccgccagacctacctcctggcccctttttgctcttctgatttccttttttagtttactccttagttccgaAACTCCTCCAAGGATGCACTTGATCCTAGCTGCCTATACCCGTCCcatgcatcaatagacaatagacaatagacaatagacaataggtgcaggagtaggccattcggcccttcgagccagcaccgccatttaatatgatcatggctgatcattcacaatcagtaccccgttcctgctatctccccataccccctgactccgctatcattaagagctctatcgagctctcgcttgaaagcatccagagaattggcctccgctgccttctgaggcagagaattccacagatttacaactccctgactgaaaaggttttttctcgcctccgttctaaatggcctaccccttattcttaaactgtggcccgtggttctggactcctccaacattgggaacatgtttcctgcttcacagaagcatgtgtccaatcccttaataattttatacgtttcaataagatcccctctcatccttctaaattccagtgcttagtcgctccagtctttcacatacgacagtcccgccattccgggaattaacctagtgaacctacgctgcactccctcaatagcaagaatttccttcctcaaatttggagaccaaaactgcacacagtactccaggtgcggcctcattaggccctgtacgactgcaaaaggacctctttgcttctatactcaactcctcttgtcataaaggccaacatgccattagctttcttcattgcctgctgtacctgcacgctaactttaagtgattgatgaacaaggacacaccgattctttgtacttccccatttccttacttgacatcattcagataataatctgccttcctgtgcttaccaccaaagtggataacctcaaatttatccacattaaactgcatctgccatgcatctgcccactcacacaacctgtccaagtcaccctgcaacctcatagcatcttcctcacagttcacactgccacccagctttgtatcatccgcaaatttgctaatgttacttttaatcccttcatccaagtcattaatttatattgtaaatagctgcggtcccagcaccgagccttgcggtaccccactagtcactgccttccattctgaaagggacccgttaatccctacggtTTGttttctgtttgccaaccaattttctatccatgtcagcaccctacccttcttgtttttgactaatgtctcaatttcgctcgtcagccaagcttccttgcgtttgcctgctttgcccttcactctaacggggacgtacacatcatGAGCTTTCTTCGGCACACTATTAAAGACATCCCATTTGGCGACGTTTCTTTCCTCTCAAACAACCTGCTTCAGTCAACTTGAGCAAGaccttatacatatatatatatatatatatatatatatatattcgttTATTCGTccaacaccggggaaatttacagtgttacagcagcaaagtggatagcaagagatcattaaccatataaccatataacaactacagcacggaaacaggcccgttcggccctaccagtccacgccgaccaatctctctgacctagtctcatctacctgctctcagaccataaccctccaatcccctctcatccatatacctatccaatttactcttaaataataaaagcgagcctgcctccaccacttccaccggaagcccattccatacagccaccaccctctgagtaaagaaattacccctcatgttacccctaaacttttgtccctcaattctaaagttatgtccccttgttggaatcttccccactctcaaggggaaaagcctacccacgtcaactctgtccgtccctcttaaaattttaaaaacctctatcaagtcccccctcaaccttctacgctccaaagaataaagacccaacctgttcaacctctctctgtagcttaagtgctgaaacccaggcaacattcttgtaagtctcctctgtaccctctccattttgtcgacatccttcctataatttggcgaccagaactgcacaccatactccagattcggcctcaccaatgccctgtacaattttaacattacatcccaacttctatactcgatgctctgatttataaaggcaagcataccaaacgccttcttcaccaccctatccacatgagattccaccttcagggaacaatgcacagttattcccagatccctctgttgcactgcattcctcaattccctaccatttaccctgtacgtcctattttgatttgtcctaccaaaatgcagcacctcacacttatcagctttaaactccatctgccatctttcagcccacccttccaaaaggcccaagtctctctgtagactttgaaactctacttcattattaactacaccacctatcttagtatcatctgcatatttactaatccaatttgccacaccatcatccagatcattaatgtaaatgacaaacaacagtggacccaacacagatccttggggtactccactagacactggcctccaacctgacatacagttgtcaaccattgccctctggtatctcccattcagccattgttgaatccatcttgcaacctcactattaatacccaacggtttaaccttcttaatcaacctaccatgtggaaccttgtcaagtgccttactaaagtccatatagacaacatcattcattataaataaaagtaaagacaatgaTAAATTGTATTCCGTAGCTGTTACtggtgactcgtctgctgggagcagtgctggttgtacagtctcacagcagcgggaagggagGACCTCCTATATttttccttcacgcacttgggctgAAGGAGTCtgacactgaaggagctactcagtgcagtgacagtgtcctgcatggggtgggagtcgttgtccagcagtgatgttagctttgccattatcctcccctctcccaccacctgcactgagtggagggggaaacccaggacagagctggccttcctgaccagcttgtcaagtatcttcccttccgccgctgagatgctgctgctccagcagaccactccatagaaaatggctgatgtaaCCACCGTGTTATAGAAGGTcattaggagtgccccctgcatccAAAGGacatgagtctccttagcagataaagtctggtcTGGCCCTtcttgtatagcgcatcggtgttttcggtccagtccatttattattgaggtaaacacccaggtacttataagagtccaccctcccgatgtccattccctggatgttcaccggtgtcggggggacctggctgcgcctgcagaaatccaccaccatctccctggttttgcccgcgttgatccggaggcagttccgctggcaccagtccataaactccttgatcagttctctgtacacccTGTCCTCGTTGCCCGTGATGAGgctgacgatggcagagtcgtcagagaacttctgtagataggagcatgcagagctgtgcctgaagtccgcagtgtacagggttaaCATGAATGGAGCTagtactgttccctgcggaactgctgtgctgcagaccacactGTCATGgcccaggtcctttgtcctcacatactgtggtcggttggtgaggtagtccagagtccaggatgtgaggtagtgatccactcctgtgcgctccagctgcCCCCCAGAAGCCAcgactggatggtgttgaatgcgctggaaaaatcaaaaaacatgattctcacagtgctatccggtttctccaggtgtgaaagagctctgttccgtaggtagatgatggcgtcctccacccccgatgcgagtctggtaggcgaactgcagcggatccattgatggtctcaccagcgGGCGAAGATGGGCGAGGACAAGTCGGTCCAGTTTCCTCATCAGGTGTGATGTTAgtggctgttgagttccttcgggtgcggcgtctttgacaccggtaccacgcaggatgttttccacagctgtggaactctccccagtttcaggctcagattgaagacgtgctccactattctgcacagctggtctgcacaggacttgaggagcctcgagctgatgccatccggatcagccgccttcctcgcattgatctgcCTGAGCttatttctcacctggtctgtggagaaagagagtttggagcacaggggctgggtgctcaagggtgtgagaggaggagggagtggggggggggggtggtgtgggggaggaggtgggggtggtggggttggggcagaaGAAGCAGGAGCAGTGGATGGTGACtatgacccaagtgctgtgggaggggacgtgcagacaaggggggctgcagcaggggtgactggaccgggggagtGGCGGGACCTAATCGAActctggtcactggtcccaaaagactCCGCACACACtttattgcccttcccaatttcccaatactcgatccagctttgccctctcacgtgtgggggcagcgtcggttcacgaggttaatccccgggatggcagaactgtcatatgaggaaagataggaaggactgggcttgtattcactggaatttagaaggatgagaggggatcttattttaaaattatagaaggactggacaagccagatgcaggaaaaatgttcccaatgtcgggggagtccagaatcagcggccacagtctatgaataaaggggaggctatttaaaactgagacgagaaaaaaacttcttcacccagagagttatgaatttgtggaattctctgccacagaaggcagtggaggccaattcactggatgaatttaaaagagatttagatgggctagcggaatcaaggaatatggggagaaggcaggcacggtttactgattgtggaagatcagccatgatcacaattgaagggccaaatggcttcgtcttgctcctattttctatgtttctatgttttacccTCCATACCAGCTTCTCGCCTCTCTGCCCTACACGAGATCCCAccaccctgccaatctagtttaaaccctctcgtgtagcattagcaaaccttcccaCTGGGATGTTGATTCCCCTCCAGTTACCGTGCATCCCCTCCCTTTTatgcaggtcacccctgcccctgaaatgatcccaatgatccagaattctgaatccctgccccctgcactaactcctcagccacacattcatttctccTGTCTTCCCattcttaccttcactagcacgaggtacaggaagcattCCTAAGATCACTACCatgcaggtcctgcttttcagtcttctacccAGTTCCGATAACTCTTGTTGTTGAACTTCCTTCCTCTTCATACCTATATAATTTGTGCCAACGTGCGCAACAGCCTCCGGCTATTGCCCCTCACTCTTGCGGATGCAGtgcagccgctctgagacatcctggaccctggcaccaggaaggcaacacagcatcctggagtctcgcctgctgccgcagaatctcctgttcgcacctctgacgatggagtctcccaccactAAGGCTCTGCCTGACGCCACTGTTTCCCGTTGAGCGTCGGCATCAGGGCAGTGGCTACCACTCAATCTTGTCGTGTCGTCCGCTCCCAATACTGATGAGGATGACGTTATTTTAAAATTGGTGACTGTTGTTTTCTAAACTGCAAAAAGACAGTTTTGACCGTGTAACTTTTTttgtatgtttatttttgttttctgaataaaagtatttgtatttttctttaaaagacggcgtacctgttttcattaggtcCTGCACTCCATGttttctcacagtcacccaccttcgctcttcctatattcttggcgtgacaacctcactgtgggCCCTGTCCAGGGAACTCTCGTTTTACCGGATGGCCCTAAGGGCAGtcagctgcagctccagttccccaacacgttcattcaggtgctgcatctggacacaatttctgcaggtgtagttgtGAGAAGCACCAGCGATGCCCCTGACTTCCCACGTCCTGCAAGGAACACACTGTATCATCTTGCCTGCCGTTTCTTCGGTTGACAAAAATCACAAATTTCGAATCAAGTGCAGCCTCtttgcctcagcctcctcgccaaagactcttgagccaaaccCTTACATATTTCCATCTGATTCCTCTAATTTCTCTGGAAATCGCCGCTCACGCGGCCTCCTACCCCAGGCATTATTCTGTTGGACCTGTTATTCACCTCCATTAATTTAAGAATACATTTCTTTTAATAATTTAGGCAAAATGTGTTAATCGTTAGTCCTACCATTACGAAATGTAGACGGTTTCTTGGTGTAGACGGTTACTAAGGTGCACAAACATTTCTTACCTCAGAGTGCAATAAATGTCTGAAATTCTCTGTCCGAGAGGATGATAGAGACCAGATCATTAGATATATTGGATGTGAAATGGATAAAGATGAATggtctgctggaggaattcagcaggtcaggcagcatctgtggaggcaaagggacgtttgacgtttcgggtcgtgaccgttCAGATGGCAAATAgccgtggcgcagcagtagagttgctgcctttcagcgccagaaacccgggttcgatcctgacgacgggtgctgtctgtacggagtttatacgttctccccgtgacctacactttccccccagatcttcggtttcctcccacactccaaacacgtataggtttggaggttaattagcttggtgtaaatgtaaaatcgtcCGTAGCGTGTGACGGGTAGTGttccatgtgcggggatcgctggtcggtgcagactcggtgggtcgaagggtgaTAAGTGTAACCAGACGCTGTGGGGTATGATGGACAGAGGGAAcgaggtggtggtgggagggagtaTTAGAGACAGAGCCCAGTATGTGATAGATTGAAACTGATAAGGCACACGGAGCCAGGCGAGGGTAGCATTTGGGAAACGTAGAATGGGAGGCTTGAAGCTGATGTTGAAGAAGATAATGAAATGATAGTGGGCACCTGGAA contains:
- the LOC144602750 gene encoding uncharacterized protein LOC144602750, which translates into the protein MSVSTFHIYFTFAANLMAIVILCRGICGLSKCITRYLLSMAVADLMVLIFEVILYEIKDSYLPYSFLNYTPVCSLNLTLLFVSLDCSVWLTVVFTFDRFLAICCQTLRAKYCTEKTAALAVAFVSFSSVLENAAVYFIYEPREIIDQIPWSCFVKSSFYTLPIWAAYLWLDTILTPFMPFVLIVLLNALTIRHIVLANRVRGGLRGGKNNVKNMDPEMANRKKSITLLLSISGSFILLWVVIFVCFVAVQFTDTRFIKANYNDPFTIAEQSGYMLRCLSSCTNTFIYAVSQSKFRNEMKKIIKRPLELFSHMRKKK